In Thermococcus thioreducens, a genomic segment contains:
- the serS gene encoding serine--tRNA ligase, translating to MLDIKLIRENPDLVKGDLIKRGELEKLKWIDEILELDAKWRENLRKINALRKERNQLAVQIGKRKKAGEPIDDLLARSNEIVKQIEVLEKEVEELRAKIDYYLWRLPNITHESVPIGKDDSENVPIRFWGKARVWEGFLESFKEQSLGKMDYEVLDWRPRLHVDMLELLRGADLERAAKVSGSRFYYLMNELVILDLALLRFALDKLIEKGFTPVIPPYMVRRFVEEGVTSFGDFEDVIYKVEGEDLYLIPTAEHPLAGMHANEIIEGKDLPLLYVGISPCFRKEAGTAGKDTKGIFRVHQFHKVEQFVYSKPDESWEWHEKLIANAEEIFQELEIPYRVVNICTGDLGYVAAKKYDIEAWMAGQGKFREVVSASNCTEWQARRLNIRYRDKTHEKPRFVHTLNSTAIATSRAIVAILENFQTEEGVVKLPKALRKYTGFKEILPAHMKERCCKD from the coding sequence ATGCTGGACATAAAGCTCATCCGTGAAAATCCCGACCTCGTTAAGGGCGACCTCATAAAGCGCGGAGAGCTTGAGAAGCTCAAGTGGATAGACGAGATCCTCGAACTCGATGCCAAGTGGCGCGAGAACTTGAGGAAGATCAATGCCCTCAGGAAGGAGCGCAACCAGCTGGCGGTTCAGATAGGCAAGCGCAAGAAGGCCGGCGAACCGATAGACGACCTCCTCGCGAGGAGCAACGAGATAGTGAAGCAGATTGAGGTCCTTGAGAAGGAAGTCGAGGAGCTGAGGGCTAAGATAGACTACTACCTCTGGCGTCTCCCGAACATCACCCACGAAAGCGTTCCGATAGGCAAAGACGACAGCGAGAACGTCCCAATAAGGTTCTGGGGCAAGGCGAGAGTCTGGGAGGGCTTCCTTGAGAGCTTTAAGGAGCAGAGCCTCGGAAAGATGGACTACGAGGTTCTTGACTGGAGGCCGAGGCTCCACGTTGACATGCTTGAACTCCTCCGCGGTGCCGACCTTGAGAGGGCCGCGAAGGTCAGCGGTTCGAGGTTCTACTACCTCATGAACGAGCTTGTCATCCTCGATTTGGCACTGCTCCGCTTCGCCCTCGATAAGCTCATCGAGAAAGGGTTCACTCCAGTCATACCGCCGTACATGGTGCGCAGGTTTGTAGAGGAAGGTGTCACGAGCTTCGGCGACTTCGAGGACGTTATATACAAGGTCGAGGGTGAGGACCTCTACCTGATCCCGACCGCCGAGCACCCGCTCGCTGGAATGCACGCCAACGAGATAATCGAGGGGAAAGACTTACCGCTGCTCTACGTTGGAATAAGCCCGTGCTTCAGGAAGGAGGCCGGAACGGCAGGAAAGGACACGAAGGGGATCTTCCGCGTTCACCAGTTCCACAAAGTCGAGCAGTTCGTCTATTCAAAGCCTGATGAGAGCTGGGAGTGGCACGAGAAGCTCATAGCCAACGCCGAGGAGATATTCCAGGAGCTTGAGATTCCCTACCGCGTTGTGAACATCTGCACCGGCGACCTGGGCTATGTTGCAGCTAAAAAGTACGACATCGAGGCCTGGATGGCCGGCCAGGGCAAGTTCAGGGAGGTTGTAAGCGCGAGCAACTGCACCGAGTGGCAGGCAAGGCGCTTGAACATCCGCTACCGCGACAAGACCCACGAGAAGCCCCGCTTTGTGCATACGCTCAACTCGACGGCCATAGCAACCTCAAGGGCGATAGTGGCGATACTTGAGAACTTCCAGACTGAGGAGGGCGTCGTAAAGCTCCCGAAGGCCCTCCGGAAGTACACGGGCTTCAAGGAGATTTTACCGGCACATATGAAGGAGCGCTGTTGCAAGGATTAA
- a CDS encoding molybdenum cofactor synthesis domain-containing protein has protein sequence MAFLKVVPLEKALEVIDSFPLEPQVESVPLSEALGRVLAEDIASPVDVPPFDRATVDGYAIRAEDTFMASESEPVRLKVIGEINAGDTPAVELKPGESVYISTGAPLPKNADAVIQFEDVDREGDEVVIYKPAYPGLGLMKAGTDIPKGEVLLKRGTRLAFKDTALLSAVGIAEVPVFRKPRVAVISTGNEVVLPGTELRYGQIYDINGRAIADAVRELGGDAIFLGIARDDRGSLKALIEKGVECCDIVLLSGGASGGIRDLTSSIIEELGEVKIHGIAIQPGKPTIIGLISGKPVFGLPGYPTSCLTNFTLLVAPLLRRLLGRESVVRKIRKRLAHKVFSVKGRRQFLPVRIEGEKAVPILKGSGAVTSFIEADGFIEVPENVEILEAGEEVEVTLFG, from the coding sequence ATGGCGTTCCTGAAGGTCGTCCCTCTGGAGAAGGCTCTTGAGGTCATAGACTCATTCCCCCTGGAGCCCCAAGTCGAAAGCGTCCCTCTGAGCGAGGCCCTCGGCAGAGTCCTGGCGGAGGATATAGCCTCCCCGGTGGACGTTCCCCCCTTTGACAGGGCCACCGTCGACGGTTACGCCATAAGGGCTGAAGACACCTTCATGGCGAGCGAGAGCGAGCCGGTGAGGCTGAAGGTTATCGGGGAGATAAACGCAGGGGATACTCCGGCAGTGGAGCTCAAGCCCGGTGAGAGCGTTTACATATCCACCGGCGCACCCCTACCCAAGAATGCCGATGCGGTGATACAGTTCGAGGACGTGGACAGGGAAGGGGACGAGGTCGTCATCTACAAGCCTGCCTATCCCGGCCTCGGCCTCATGAAGGCCGGAACCGACATCCCGAAGGGGGAGGTTCTTCTCAAACGCGGGACTAGGTTGGCCTTCAAGGACACCGCCCTCCTGTCTGCTGTGGGGATTGCCGAGGTTCCCGTCTTCAGAAAGCCCCGCGTGGCAGTTATAAGCACCGGGAACGAAGTAGTCCTCCCGGGGACTGAGCTTAGGTACGGGCAGATATACGACATAAATGGCCGCGCCATAGCGGACGCGGTCAGGGAGCTCGGTGGGGATGCCATCTTCCTCGGCATAGCCAGGGACGACCGCGGGAGCCTTAAGGCCCTCATCGAGAAGGGGGTCGAGTGCTGTGACATCGTTCTCCTCAGCGGGGGCGCGAGCGGTGGGATCAGGGACCTGACCAGTTCAATAATCGAGGAGCTCGGTGAGGTGAAAATCCACGGCATTGCGATTCAGCCCGGAAAGCCAACGATAATAGGTCTGATCAGTGGAAAGCCAGTCTTTGGCCTGCCCGGCTACCCGACCAGCTGCCTGACCAACTTCACCCTGCTCGTTGCACCCCTCCTCAGGAGGCTTCTCGGAAGGGAGAGTGTGGTCAGGAAGATCAGGAAGAGGCTCGCCCACAAGGTCTTCTCCGTTAAGGGCAGGCGCCAGTTCCTGCCGGTCAGAATAGAGGGTGAAAAAGCGGTGCCGATACTCAAGGGGAGCGGGGCCGTTACGAGCTTCATAGAGGCCGACGGCTTCATCGAGGTGCCGGAGAACGTGGAGATACTGGAAGCCGGGGAGGAAGTCGAGGTTACTCTCTTCGGCTGA